In Dermacentor andersoni chromosome 4, qqDerAnde1_hic_scaffold, whole genome shotgun sequence, the following proteins share a genomic window:
- the LOC126536772 gene encoding uncharacterized protein — protein MSGIKGLFSGYASGSFDGALLCYLLIFPCVGAVLLGALLLSLALMQTYRVRSSTTTPRTPSIEDDSRVACYTSVCQEVVALLALTADYAVPPCDDFYRHVCGKWEAAGGLLPSDDGGEGPRPAFSYEEANLRAFVGRVHRSLEYLAQDPGRCAPRDCRMARFYESCVQFATDRSGNEHSPSVQEALEQAGVDREAWRCAQTLRVLLHVAVASSLQTGLVSAPSARRSENGDVFIDVGESLSHVFVPYGHRVEHFVHDSLAELREDAGNVSQDAVLAVDANVEGIRQAIDPSVHQFRVVQRRDLPPPFSESLSVQIQKVRCAAGRPHSANFTRWTPTLRARAPEKIGAVVELFGTINLGLARVYLLLLMASHVVKYVYMLHPLDGQDRANPIQICLQATAAYFPGRFPFWLASTMETSEAHFYLDQMVTRLKQSAEDVAYDTKTFTINGSEFTRTPVTTISPRSAVQDREMRALPGNFVLSIIQLSREPLAQDWPSTENAAQQQLQGSITTQTSVTGEGTMTVPSLFLVADLMHADDPEETLDYSTVGVRLLITWASMAMALDNRERSNASSKNVAAYRQCVTDRIAADTGSSLSQEALRFVLFLPWALDVALLSSTRGTYAGKRVGVLRAKQRLFFRRFCQTTCGDAEAAKACRYGVLNSQAFSEAFRCSPLPPQLRC, from the exons ATGAGTGGGATCAAGGGGCTCTTCTCCGGGTACGCTTCGGGAAGCTTCGACGGCGCCTTGCTGTGCTACCTCCTCATCTTTCCGTGCGTGGGTGCAGTTCTTCTAGGAGCCCTGCTGCTCTCCCTCGCGCTCATGCAGACGTATCGCGTGAGGTCGTCCACAACCACTCCCAGGACGCCAAGCATCGAAGACGACTCTCGCGTCGCGTGCTACACCTCCGTCTGCCAGGAGGTGGTCGCGTTGCTGGCGCTGACCGCGGACTACGCCGTGCCGCCGTGCGACGATTTTTACCGGCATGTCTGCGGGAAATGGGAAGCCGCTGGCGGCTTGCTTCCGTCAGACGACGGCGGAGAAGGGCCACGCCCGGCGTTCAGCTACGAGGAGGCCAACCTTCGTGCGTTCGTCGGGAGAGTCCATCGCAGCCTCGAGTATCTGGCGCAAGACCCGGGTCGCTGCGCACCGCGAGACTGCCGGATGGCCCGGTTCTACGAGAGTTGCGTGCAGTTTGCCACCGATCGAAGTGGGAACGAGCACTCGCCATCGGTGCAGGAGGCTCTCGAACAAGCGGGAGTCGACCGCGAAGCCTGGCGATGCGCGCAAACCCTGAGGGTGCTCCTGCACGTGGCCGTGGCCAGCAGCCTGCAAACGGGGCTGGTGTCGGCTCCGAGCGCCAGACGCAGCGAGAATGGCGACGTCTTCATCGACGTGGGCGAGTCGCTGAGCCACGTCTTTGTGCCGTACGGCCACCGGGTTGAACACTTTGTCCACGACTCACTTGCCGAGTTGCGTGAAGACGCGGGCAATGTGTCGCAAGATGCAGTGCTGGCCGTGGATGCGAATGTCGAGGGAATTAGGCAGGCGATCGACCCTTCGGTCCATCAGTTCCGGGTGGTTCAGAGGAGGGACCTGCCACCTCCCTTCTCCGAGAGCCTGTCCGTGCAAATACAGAAAGTAAGGTGCGCAGCTGGCCGCCCGCACTCTGCAAACTTTACGCGCTGGACCCCTACCTTGCGTGCTCGAGCTCCAGAAAAAATCGGTGCCGTCGTTGAATTGTTTGGCACCATCAACCTCGGACTGGCCAGAGTGTACTTGCTGCTGTTGATGGCGTCACACGTCGTGAAATACGTTTACATGCTGCACCCGCTCGATGGACAAGATAGAGCGAATCCGATACAG ATCTGCCTTCAAGCAACGGCAGCATATTTCCCCGGTCGCTTCCCCTTCTGGCTGGCCAGTACAATGGAAACATCTGAGGCGCACTTTTACCTGGACCAGATGGTCACCAGGTTAAAACAATCGGCAGAGGATGTGGCTTACGACACCAAGACGTTCACGATCAACGGCTCAGAGTTCACGAGAACGCCAGTGACGACTATAT CTCCCAGGAGCGCTGTGCAGGACAGAGAGATGCGTGCCTTGCCCGGAAACTTCGTCCTGTCCATCATACAGTTAAGCAGGGAGCCACTCGCCCAAGACTGGCCATCGACGGAAAACGCTGcacagcagcaactgcaaggATCCATTACCACTCAGACATCGGTTACCGGCGAAGGCACCATGACCGTGCCCTCGCTGTTCCTCGTGGCCGACCTCATGCACGCCGACGACCCGGAGGAGACTCTCGATTATTCGACGGTTGGCGTCCGGCTTCTCATCACGTGGGCCAGCATGGCCATGGCACTCGACAACAG AGAAAGAAGCAACGCGAGCTCCAAGAACGTCGCCGCCTACCGGCAGTGCGTCACTGACCGCATCGCTGCTGACACGGGGTCGAGCTTGAGCCAAGAGGCGCTGCGCTTCGTGCTCTTCCTTCCCTGGGCGCTGGACGTGGCCCTTTTGTCCTCCACGCGAGGCACGTACGCCGGCAAGCGGGTGGGCGTGCTCAGGGCCAAGCAACGGCTCTTCTTTCGCCGCTTCTGTCAGACCACTTGCGGCGACGCGGAAGCGGCCAAGGCTTGCCGCTACGGTGTTCTGAACTCCCAAGCCTTCTCCGAAGCATTTCGCTGCAGCCCGCTACCGCCGCAATtgcgctgctga